From a region of the Rathayibacter sp. VKM Ac-2804 genome:
- a CDS encoding CsbD family protein, whose amino-acid sequence MGLDDKIKNAAQDIAGKAKEALGDHKNDDSLKAEGQKDQASASAKQTGEDIKDVFK is encoded by the coding sequence ATGGGGCTCGATGACAAGATCAAGAACGCCGCTCAGGACATCGCCGGCAAGGCGAAGGAAGCCCTGGGCGACCACAAGAACGACGACAGCCTGAAGGCCGAGGGCCAGAAGGACCAGGCCTCGGCCTCCGCGAAGCAGACCGGCGAGGACATCAAGGACGTCTTCAAGTAG
- a CDS encoding phage holin family protein: MGAHRAAAEPTPGERAGSTSLGDLLGEVSRDLSTLIRQEMALAKAELKESAGKAGKGAGLLGGAGYAALMAVLFLSIALWWALGTLIGNGWSGVIVAVIWGVIAAILFAVGRKSLKQVDGAPETVDSLKQIPETLKPNGAGR, encoded by the coding sequence CTGGGCGCGCATCGCGCCGCCGCAGAGCCGACGCCCGGAGAGCGCGCGGGCTCGACCTCCCTCGGCGATCTGCTCGGCGAGGTCTCCCGCGACCTCTCGACGCTGATCCGCCAGGAGATGGCGCTCGCCAAGGCCGAGCTCAAGGAGTCGGCCGGCAAGGCCGGGAAGGGTGCCGGACTCCTCGGCGGCGCGGGCTACGCGGCGCTGATGGCGGTGCTCTTCCTCTCGATCGCCCTCTGGTGGGCGCTCGGAACGCTGATCGGCAACGGCTGGTCGGGCGTGATCGTCGCCGTGATCTGGGGCGTCATCGCGGCGATCCTGTTCGCCGTCGGCCGCAAGAGCCTCAAGCAGGTCGACGGAGCGCCCGAGACGGTCGACTCCCTCAAGCAGATTCCCGAAACCCTCAAGCCGAACGG
- a CDS encoding zinc-dependent alcohol dehydrogenase → MRALTWQGVEKVSVETVPDPRIQQPTDAIVRITSTAICGSDLHLYRLLGPYLDKGDILGHEPMGVVEEVGAGITKLKVGDRVVVPFNISCGECFMCRRGLQSQCETTQVTEYGSGASLFGYTKMYGQVPGGQAEFLRVPLADYNTVVVGTDLPDENYLFLSDIVPTAWQGVEYANVPDGGSLVVFGLGPVGQFAARIGAHKGYRVLAVDPVAERRAMAARHGIEVFDFTDDINDQLRDLTDGRGPDSVVDAVGMEAHGSPMGSFAQTVAGLLPDPIARKAMDTVGVDRLAAVVSSLDLVRRGGTVSLSGVYGGEADPLPLKSMFDKQITLTMGQCNVKRWIDELLPLVEDSSDPLGVNDLVTHRAPLEDAPGLYETFQKKEDGCIKVVLQP, encoded by the coding sequence ATGCGCGCACTCACGTGGCAGGGCGTCGAGAAGGTCTCGGTCGAGACCGTCCCCGATCCCCGCATCCAGCAGCCGACGGACGCCATCGTCCGGATCACCTCGACCGCCATCTGCGGCTCGGACCTGCACCTGTACCGCCTGCTCGGCCCGTACCTCGACAAGGGCGACATCCTCGGCCACGAGCCGATGGGCGTCGTCGAGGAGGTCGGCGCGGGCATCACGAAGCTCAAGGTCGGCGACCGCGTCGTCGTCCCGTTCAACATCTCCTGCGGTGAGTGCTTCATGTGCCGCCGCGGACTGCAGTCGCAGTGCGAGACCACCCAGGTGACCGAGTACGGCTCCGGGGCCTCGCTCTTCGGCTACACGAAGATGTACGGCCAGGTCCCCGGCGGCCAGGCGGAGTTCCTCCGCGTGCCGCTCGCCGACTACAACACCGTCGTCGTCGGCACCGACCTGCCCGACGAGAACTACCTGTTCCTCAGCGACATCGTGCCGACGGCCTGGCAGGGCGTCGAGTACGCGAACGTGCCCGACGGCGGCTCGCTCGTCGTCTTCGGCCTCGGCCCGGTCGGCCAGTTCGCGGCCCGCATCGGCGCGCACAAGGGCTACCGCGTGCTGGCGGTCGACCCGGTCGCCGAGCGCCGCGCGATGGCCGCCCGCCACGGGATCGAGGTCTTCGACTTCACCGACGACATCAACGACCAGCTGCGCGACCTCACCGACGGCCGCGGCCCCGACTCCGTCGTCGACGCGGTCGGCATGGAGGCGCACGGCTCGCCGATGGGCTCGTTCGCCCAGACGGTGGCCGGGCTGCTGCCCGACCCGATCGCCCGGAAGGCGATGGACACGGTCGGAGTCGACCGGCTCGCCGCGGTCGTCTCCTCGCTCGACCTGGTGCGCCGCGGCGGCACGGTCTCGCTGAGCGGCGTCTACGGCGGCGAGGCCGACCCGCTGCCGCTGAAGTCGATGTTTGACAAGCAGATCACCCTGACCATGGGCCAGTGCAACGTGAAGCGCTGGATCGACGAGCTGCTGCCGCTGGTCGAGGACTCGAGCGACCCGCTCGGCGTGAACGACCTCGTCACCCACCGCGCCCCGCTCGAGGACGCCCCCGGCCTCTACGAGACCTTCCAGAAGAAGGAGGACGGCTGCATCAAGGTCGTCCTGCAGCCGTAG